The Streptomyces sp. NBC_00510 genomic interval GAGGACGACCTGGGCGTCGCTGGTCGCAGGCGGCACAGAGCCGGCGCCCCGGTCGGTGTAGGTGAGACCGAGGACACCGAAGACGTTCTCCGTGTCACCGTGGCCCGCGTCGGCCGGGGTCGTGATCGCCCCCGAGCAACCGGTCCCGCTGCTCACCGGGTGGCCGTGCTGGTTGTGGCCGAGGCCGAGGGTCCAGGCGGCCTTGGTGCAGTCGACGTTGGTGCCGTCCTCCGGATCGTCGATCCGGGTGGCGTACGGCACCACGTCGCCCCAGGTGAAGAAGCCACCGTTGGGCGGGGAGGTGAACGCCACTGTCGGAGCGGTGTTGCCCACGGTGATCTGCTTGCTGGTCAGGCCGGTCTTGCCCTCGGGGTCGGTGACCTTGAGGCGGGCCCGGAGCTGGCCGTTGTCGGCATAGGTGCGGGTGGCCGTGGGGCCGGTGGTCTCGAAAGTGCCGTTGCCGTCGAGGTCCCACTGGTAGGTGAGGGCGGAGCCTTCCGGGTCGGTGGAGCCGGTGGCGCTGAAGGAGACGGTGAGCGGTGCCTGGCCCGAGGAGGGGCTGGCGCTGATCACCGCGGTGGGGGCCTTGTTGCCTTCTGCGTAGTCGATCCGGTAGAGGCCCGCGTCGGGGTTCTGCCGGAAGAAGCCGTCGCCGTAGTCGAGGACGTAGAGCGCGCCGTCGGGGCCGAACTCCAGGTCCATCGGGTTGTCCCACGGCGGGATGCCGTTCTCGGAACGCTGGCTGTTGGGGAGTACGTTCTCCAGTTTGGTGACCGGACCGTCCGGGCCGGCCAGGGTCAGGGCGGCGACGTAGTCCTGGGAGAACTCCCCGAAGAAGGCCTTGCCGTCCCAGTAGGCGGGGAACTTGCCCGGGGCGGGGTTGGCCGCGTCGTAGTGGTAGACCGGGCCGCCCATCGGGGCCTGGCCGCCGGAACCGCCAGGACCGCGGAAGGCGGTCAGTTCCGGCCAGGGCTGGTCGGTGTCGCGGTCGCCGTACCACAAGGTGGCCGCCCTTGACGGGGGCAGCTGGGTGAGGCCGGTGTTCCAACGGGAGTCGTTGACCGGCGCGGCGCAGTCGAAGGCGGGGCCGGGCGTGAGGGTGGCGAAGTCGAAGTCCCGGTAGGGACGGGTGTTGTCACCGGTGCAGAACGGCCAGCCGCTGTTCATGGCGGTGGTGGTGGTGTCCCACTCGACGTAGCCCATCGGTCCGCGGTTGGGGTCGGCGTTCCCGGCGTCGGGGCCGTAGTCGCCCCACATCACCGCGCCCGTGGCCTTGTCCACCGTCATCCGGTAGGGGTTGCGCAGGCCCATCACGAAGATCTCGGGACGGGTCTTGTCCGTGCCGACGGGGAACAGGTTGCCCGGCGGGATGGTGTACGTCCCGTCGTCCTGGACGTGGATGCGCAGGATCTTGCCGCGCAGGTCGTTGGTGTTCCCGGAGCCGCGGCGCTCGTCGAGGCCGGGGTTGTAGGTGGCCGCGTCGTTGATCGGGGTGTAACCGTTGACGTTGGGGCCGGACGCGGGAGTGTTGCCGCCGGTGGACAGGTAGAGGTTGCCCTGCGCGTCGAAGTCGACGTCGCCGGCGACGTGGCAGCACTGACCGCGGTTGGTGGTGACGCGGATGATCTCCTGGGCGGTGGACAGGTCGAGCTTGTCCCCCGTCCACTTGAAGCGCGTGAGGGCGTCGTAGCCCTCCCACTGCTTCCAGTACGCGTCGGTCTGCCCGGCCGGCAGCCGCTCGGGGGCCGCACCGGCGGGAGTGCTCAGCGGCGGCGAGTAGTAGAGGTAGACCCAGTGGTTGGTCGCGAAGTCCGGGTCGAGGGTGACGGTCTGCAGACCCATCTCTGAGTTCTGGTAGACGTCGAGGTGGTTCACGACCTTGGTGATTCCGGTGCCGGGGTCGGTCATCCGCAGATCGCCGTTGCGGGCGGTGTGCAGGACACGCAGATCGGGCAGCACGGCGAGGTCGATCGGCTCGCCGGTGTCCTTGCTGAGCGTGGCCTTCTCGTAGTTCGACCAGTCCACGGCGGGGTCGGCCGCGGCCGTGCTCGCCTGCGCCGCGAGTGCGTCGTCCGGGTGCGCCTGCGCAGCCGGTGCCAAGGCGAGACCGCCCAGCATGGGCAGCGACGCCAGGAGCACCCCGGCCATGAGGCCTCTCAGGGTACGGTACACAGTGATGCGTCTCCTTGGTCTGTGCCGGTCAGGAGGTGCGCAGCCGGGCCGGCCCGCCGGTTGCGCCGTGGCAGCGGTACGCAACCGGCGGGCTGTGCCCGGTGGGGTGCCTGCGATCAGGCCAGCAGCCCCTTCAGGGCCGTGAAGCTGCGCTGCGCGGCGCCGAACGAACCCGGCGGGTTGGGCTGGGTGTTGGGCGCGGTGTCCTGCTCCCAGATGCCGACGTGGCTGCCGCGGGCCCCGATGTCCCGGATGAACTGCTGGTACGGCAGGACGCCGGCGCCGAACTCGACGATGGAGTAGCCGTCCGCCCCCGAGCTGGCGGCGCCGTCCTTCATGTGGAACAGCGGGTACCGGTAGGGCTGGTTGCGCACGTAGGCCGCGGGGTCGAAGCCCGGCCAGCGGTGCTGGCCCACGTACGCCCAGTACACGTCCAGCTCCAGGTAGACGTAGCGCGGGTCGGTGTTGCGCAGGAAGACGTCGTACAGCCGGACCGACGGCTGGTCGGTGGCGAAGGCGAACTCGCCGGCGTGGTTGTGCTGGTAGAGCTTCAGACCGCGGGCGGCCGCGGCCTGCCCCCAGGCGTTGAACTCCTCCGCGGCGGCGAGGTAGCCGGCGACCGTGTTGGAGTTCGACGGTGCGTTGGCGGTGCCGACGTGCGGCATGCCCAGGATCTCGGCCGCGTCGAGCTGGCCCTGGAGGTTGGAGCGGAAGTCCCCGATGCCGACGTGGCTGCCGATCGCCTTCAGACCGTTGTCGTCCAGCAGTTGCCGGATCTCCTGGAGCGTGATCTGCCGGCCGAGGATCGAGGTGTTCTGCGTGTAGCCCGCGAACTCGACCTCCTTGTACCCGATGCGTGCCATCTCCTCCAGGACGACCCGGAAGCCGAGCGAGCTGACCTTGTCGCGGACGCTGTAGAGCTGCAGGGAGATGCGGTCCTTCGGGATGGACAGGATGCTGGTCGCGGCGGAGGCGGACGGCGCCGTCGCGGCGCCGACGATCGAGGCGGCGGCGACCGCCACAGTGGTGGCGGCGGTGGCCCGCAGGAAGTCTCTGCGGTCGAAGGACTTGTCCAGGTGGCCCACGGTCACTCCTTGATGGATGGGGCAAAGAAGAGTGGGGTGTGAGGTGTGTGGTGTTGACGGTGCGGAGCGCTACTTGCCCGTGGACGGGCTGGCATCACAGGCCGGTGCCCTCGGCAGCCGCTTCGGCCTCCGCCTGCGCGGTACGCGCGGCCACCTTCGCGGCGAGGTCGGCACCGCGATCCTGCGGGGCCGCCTTGGCGGCCCGGGCGAGCGACGCCGAGGGGGCGGTGGTGGTCGCGGCGATGCCGCCGCGCACGCGGGCCAGTTCGCCCACCTGGAGGGCGGGGCTGTTGTCGCTGGCGGTGAGCTTGCCGCGGACGATGGTGTTGTCCAGGACCGCGTTCGCGTTGTTGCCGGTCACCGCGAGGTCGCCGCCGAGGTAGGTGGCCTGCGCGCAGGAACTGAGCGGGCCGTCGCCGCCGAGCTGGAGGGTGTCGGAGTTGTTCTGGTACGCCGTGTCGCCGTGGACTTCGCTGGCGCACAGGACACCGCCGAGCGTGTTGGCGCTCACGGTGAGCGTCTTGGCGACCGTGCTGTCGTACACGTCGGTGTAGAGGTTCGCGTCGCCGGAGACGGCGCCGGAGACGGTGGTGCCGGAGATGTACAGCTCGCCTGAGGAGGCTCTTATGTCTCCCTTCACCGTGGCGTCGACGCTGTACAGGAAGCCTTCGACGGCCGAGATCCCACCGCTGGCCGTGGTGTTCTGCACATGTACGCCGAAGGCCCCCTGCTCGGTCACCGCGCCCTTGACGCTGCTGTCGGTGATGTCCAGGTAGGCGTTGTCCCCGACGGCGACGGTGCTGCTGAAGGTGACGCCCTTCGCCACGAGGTCGGCGCCGGCCTCGATCGTCACCGTGCCCTTGACCTTCGTACCGGTCAGGGTGCACGACGCGCCGGCCGGCACCACGAGGGCGCCGCTCACGGTGACGGCTCCGCCTTCTCCCACACAGGTGGTCGTGAGCGCCGCCTGCGCGGGCGCCGCAATCGTGACCAGGCCTCCCGAGGCCACCAACGAAGCTGCAACAAGGTAGTAACGGATCTTCATGGAGCTTCCCTTCTGCTGCGGTTGCGGCCACGGCGACATGCCGCGGCCGGGAACCCCCGCCACGGCGGGGTGCTGCGGAGTGCGGGACATCTGTTACGACGGAGAGCCGCTACATGCGGCGGGCGGGAGCTCTGCTTCTCGTCGGCGGTGAGGACGCGTCACATACGGCCCCGGCATGCGGGGTGGGTTGCAAGGCCGCACTGGCGTTACGTCGACGCAACACCGCGTCGATCGGCTGGAACGCTAATCGGGGTCCCCAGTGGTGTCCAGAGCTTTGGACGGAGTCATCGGAATCTTTTTGCCGAACCGTCAAAAGATCGCAGTCAACGGCGAATTGGATCGGTCGAAATACTGGATAGCACCTTGACAGGGGTGACGCTCTGCCGCACGCTCGTGACGCTTCGCCACTCAGTCAGCGGTTCCACGCACCATCGTCATCCCTGACAGGAGCGCTCATGCAGACCGGATCGTGGATCACCGGCGCCCGTGGCTCTGTCGCCACCACGGCACCTCTCGGTCTGCTCGCCTTGCGGGCCGGACTGGCCGAACCCACGGGACGTGTGACCTGGTTGCCGCTCGCCCACGCAGGCCTTCCCGGCCGGTCCGCCCCGGTCGTCGGCAACTGCGATGTATACGATCTCCCTCTGCGCCGGGAGGCGGGGCTGCTCACATCGACGTGGGCGACGGCGGCAACTTCCCTTCCCCTGACCGCCTCCGGGCTGCCGTAGCGCTTGACCGGCCCCGGCGAGGCCGCCTGTCGGTCGCGGCCCACGGCCTTCGGTACGGCCGGACAGGTGAGCAGAAATCGCGGCAGTGCGGCGGCTGACTGGTGACTACCCGGCAGCGGCCGAACTGCTGGAGCAGGCCCTGGAACTCCACCGCGCCCTCGGCAACCTCTCTGGTGAGGCTGAGGCCCTGAACGGCGACGTCCGCGTCGACTACACCCGCAACACAGAACTCTTCGCCGAACTCCACGAAGGCATCCTTGAGTAGGGCGCACGCCGTCTTGGGGTGGCTCCCCACCCGGCTGGCCCAGGCGTCGAACCGCGTGGGCATGACCGCAGCACACCGCTGGATTCCCCGCGTGACCCGTATTGTCCGTGGTCTCCGGTGGCAAGATCGAGTGACTTCATCATCCCCGCGGTCCCGGGCACCTGCGCCGCTCCGATCAGCAGATCTCCGATCTGTGTCATGTGCGTGCTCCCTTGAACGCGCGGTTTTGGAGGGAGCGCAGCGAGGGAGCGGCGTACATCTCAAGGAGAGACGTCACGGTGACGCAACACATCAGCGCACGTGACCAAATTTTGAACACCCTGCCAGCAGGCGGAGCTTTCCTCGACAACGCGCAGATCCGACGCTTCAGCCATGGGGGTGACGTTAGGAATCCTGGAGACGGGCGACCACGTCAGCTCGCTCCTGGGTCACCGGGATGGAGTGGCCGCTCGGCGCCGCGTGACCGTAGCGACCGTCCGCATGCGATCGACCGGCGCATGGTACCGGCCTCCTCCATTTCCGGGCATGGCATGTCGTGTGGCGTACGCCCGGCCAGTACGCAATCCCCCGTCGGCACCGGCGCCAGACCGCCGTCCAGCACGTACACCCGCATGTTGTCCATCGGGCCGGAGACGGGGCCAGCGCGAGGAATGCAGCGACCGACCGTCCTCCGCCGCTTGTGTGTTCCGGGTCGGTGCCCGGCTCAGTCCCTGTCGGCGATGCCCGGAGGCCCGACACGGCTTCCGGGCACCGCCGTCGTGCCGTTATGAGTTGCTACGGGCCAGCCTGAGCGTCACCAACTGGAACGGTCGCAGCAGGAGTTCTACGGCGCCGTCGACCAACTCCGGGCCAACAGCCCCAGCCACTGGCCGCTCCAGCAGGTCGGTCGCGGTGACGTCGACCACCGTGAAGTCCGGCCGCAGCCGTGCGGTCGCCCTCCCGCCCCGAGACTCGTACACCCGGACGATCACATCGCCGCTCTCGTCATCCGCGAGCTTGACCGCGCTCACGACCACCGCGTCGTTGTCCACGACGACCAGAGGCTCGACCGCTGCGGTGCCCGGCACGCGGCGCTCGGGCAGGTTGATGCCGTAGCCCTCGGCGACCGCGTCGCCGATCGAGGCCCCGGGCGCCAGGGCGTGCCGGAAGCGGTGCACCCCCTGGTCGGTCTCCGGGTCGGGGAAGCGCGGCGCGCGCAGCAGCGAGACCCGCACAGTGGTGGTGGTCCCGCCGTCCTCGTTACGCACGGTGCGCGTCACGTCGTGCCCGTAGGTGGAGTCGTTGACCAGGGCGACCCCCCAGCCCGGCTCCTCGACGTGGACGAAGCGGTGGTTGCACGCCTCGAATTTGGCCGCGTCCCAGCTGGTGTTGGTGTGTGTGGACCGGAAGACGTGTCCGAACTGGGTCTCGGAGGCGTATCGCTCGGCGTGCACGTCCAGAGGGAAGGCGGCCTTGAGGAACTTCTCCGTCTCGTGCCAGTCGACCTCCGTGTCGATGTCGAGGCGCTTGGCGCCCGGAGCCAAGGACAGCAGCTGGGTGACCGAGGAGGAGCCGAAGCGGCGCACCACTCGTACCGACGCGGTGCCGTCCCCGGCCGGGGCCAGCTCGTCCAGGTCGGTCAGGTCGGTGACGGTGTTCCGGTAGAACTCGTCGACGTCCCAGGCATCCCACTGGTTGGGGAAGTCGGGGTGCAGCTGCAGCAGGTTGGCCGCCGTTCCGGGGGCCACGGCCTCTCGGCGTGCGCTGAGGTCGAACGCGGAGACAACCAGGCCGCGCCCGTCGATCTCCACCCGCAGCAGGCCGTTGTCGAGGACGAATCCGCCGCCGTCCCGGGGCAGCGGTGCCGTGGCCACAGCCGCGGCCACGGGGGCGGCGCCGCCGGCGGACACGCCGGCACGGGTGTGCGGCGCGGCGTTGAAGACCAGTTCGCCGCCCGTGGCCGGGCCCGCCAGGGCACGCTGCGCGGCGTCGATGATGCCGAGCAGTTCCTCGGCGACGGCGGCGTACGTGGCGCGGGCCTCGCGGTGCACCCAGGCGATCGACGAGCCGGGCAGGATGTCGTGGAACTGGTGCAGCAGCACCGTCTTCCAGAGTCGGTCCAACTGCTCGTACGGGTAGCTGAAGCCGGTCCGCACGGTGGCGGTGGCCGCCCACAGTTCGGCCTCGCGCAGCAGGTGTTCGCTGCGCCGGTTGCCCTGCTTGGTCTGGGCCTGGCTGGTCAGCGTGGCACGGTGCAGTTCGAGGTAGAGCTCGCCCACCCACACCGGCGGGTCGGGGTACTCGGCCTCGGCCTTGGTGAAGAACTCGCGGGGGGTCTCCCAGTGGACCGTCGCCGAACCGTCGAGGTCGCGCATCCGGGCGGCCTTGGCGATCATCTCGCGGGTGGTACCGCCGCCCCCGTCTCCCCAGCCCGTCGGCGCGAGGGAGTGCCGGGCCCTGCCCTTCTCCTTGAAGTTCCGCGCGGCGTGCGCGATCTCGCTGCCCTTCATCGAGCAGTTGTAGGTGTCGACGGGCGGGAAGTGCGTGAAGATCCGCGTGCCGTCGATGCCTTCCCAGGTGAAGGTGTGGTGCGGGAACTTGTTGATGGTGCTCCAGGAGATCTTCTGGGTGAGCAGCCACTTTGACCCGGCGGCCTTGATGATCTGAGGCAGGCCGGCGGCGAAGCCGAAGGTGTCGGGCAGCCACGCCTCCTCGTTTTCGATGCCGAATTCCTCGAGGAAGAAGCGCTTGCCGTGAACGAACTGGCGGGCCATCGCCTCGGAGCCGGGCATGTTGGTGTCGGACTCCACCCACATGCCGCCCGCCGGCACGAAGCGTCCCTCCGCGACGGCCTTCTTGACCTTCGCGTACACCTCGGGGCGGTGCTCCTTGATCCATGCGTACTGCTGGGCCTGGGACATGGTGTAGATGAAGTCGCCCTCGTCCTCGAGCAGGGCGGTCATGTTCGACGTCGTGCGGGCGACCTTCCGCACGGTCTCGCGCAGCGGCCACAGCCAGGCGGAATCAATGTGCGCGTGCCCGACCGCGCTGATGCGGTGCGCGGTGGGCCGCGCGGGTACGGCGAGGACGCCGGCCAGCCGCTCGCGAGCTGCGGCCGCGGTGCTGTTGACGTCCTGCAGGTCGATCGCGTCCAGGGCGCGGCTGACCGCGCGCAGGATGTCGTGGCGGCGGTCGGAGTCCTCCGGGAGCTCGACCATGAGCTCGCCGAGCACCTCCAGGTCCTGCACCAGCTCCCAGACGGTCTCGTCGAGAACGGCCAGGTCCATGCGGGTCAGGGTGTACTGGGGGTCGTCCCCGGCGGTGTCCTTGTCGCCGAGCTGCGTCGGCAGGAAGGGGTGGTAGTCGAGCAGCACCGGGTTGGAGGCAGCCTCGATGTGGAGCAGCACCTCCT includes:
- a CDS encoding PQQ-dependent sugar dehydrogenase, yielding MAGVLLASLPMLGGLALAPAAQAHPDDALAAQASTAAADPAVDWSNYEKATLSKDTGEPIDLAVLPDLRVLHTARNGDLRMTDPGTGITKVVNHLDVYQNSEMGLQTVTLDPDFATNHWVYLYYSPPLSTPAGAAPERLPAGQTDAYWKQWEGYDALTRFKWTGDKLDLSTAQEIIRVTTNRGQCCHVAGDVDFDAQGNLYLSTGGNTPASGPNVNGYTPINDAATYNPGLDERRGSGNTNDLRGKILRIHVQDDGTYTIPPGNLFPVGTDKTRPEIFVMGLRNPYRMTVDKATGAVMWGDYGPDAGNADPNRGPMGYVEWDTTTTAMNSGWPFCTGDNTRPYRDFDFATLTPGPAFDCAAPVNDSRWNTGLTQLPPSRAATLWYGDRDTDQPWPELTAFRGPGGSGGQAPMGGPVYHYDAANPAPGKFPAYWDGKAFFGEFSQDYVAALTLAGPDGPVTKLENVLPNSQRSENGIPPWDNPMDLEFGPDGALYVLDYGDGFFRQNPDAGLYRIDYAEGNKAPTAVISASPSSGQAPLTVSFSATGSTDPEGSALTYQWDLDGNGTFETTGPTATRTYADNGQLRARLKVTDPEGKTGLTSKQITVGNTAPTVAFTSPPNGGFFTWGDVVPYATRIDDPEDGTNVDCTKAAWTLGLGHNQHGHPVSSGTGCSGAITTPADAGHGDTENVFGVLGLTYTDRGAGSVPPATSDAQVVLNPALMQGEHYDSSQGVVITDDATASGQRKLTAFDNGDWIGYDPVSFAGITGVQTRATGAGTLSLRWGTPRSDPFATITVPAGDGWQTINTALSAAPSGTRQLYVTSSGGVEVDSFTFQGSGVADRTPPTVAATLNPAQPTGSNGWYTGNVSLTVNATDNGAIKSREYSLNGGTTWLSANSTVTLSAEGMSSIRYRATDTANNISAVGTIAVRIDRTGPEVTVTGVTADTAYGDSQRPTPVVSVTDAVSGGPSASALLDGTPVTPGQPLLLWRLPLGDHDLVVTGRDAAGNTTTRTVHFTTRTSFDEMDTLITQLRAENRLTEQGRQRLTVRLDQARAHADAGRTNQAAAVLDQVAQLAQDTKLVTDATARTALARDALAVKGGLAG
- a CDS encoding sugar phosphate isomerase/epimerase → MGHLDKSFDRRDFLRATAATTVAVAAASIVGAATAPSASAATSILSIPKDRISLQLYSVRDKVSSLGFRVVLEEMARIGYKEVEFAGYTQNTSILGRQITLQEIRQLLDDNGLKAIGSHVGIGDFRSNLQGQLDAAEILGMPHVGTANAPSNSNTVAGYLAAAEEFNAWGQAAAARGLKLYQHNHAGEFAFATDQPSVRLYDVFLRNTDPRYVYLELDVYWAYVGQHRWPGFDPAAYVRNQPYRYPLFHMKDGAASSGADGYSIVEFGAGVLPYQQFIRDIGARGSHVGIWEQDTAPNTQPNPPGSFGAAQRSFTALKGLLA
- a CDS encoding glycosyl hydrolase-related protein, whose product is MHDDRKLVEARLKRVLDERIRPALYPESTPLEVSVWTAPGEPVPVAEGLTAPVEPVAVGDRWGAPWGTSWFRVSGTVPEAWAGRTVEAVLDLGFDENMPGFQCEGLVYRPDGSPVKGLNPRNQWVRIASPATGGEEVLLHIEAASNPVLLDYHPFLPTQLGDKDTAGDDPQYTLTRMDLAVLDETVWELVQDLEVLGELMVELPEDSDRRHDILRAVSRALDAIDLQDVNSTAAAARERLAGVLAVPARPTAHRISAVGHAHIDSAWLWPLRETVRKVARTTSNMTALLEDEGDFIYTMSQAQQYAWIKEHRPEVYAKVKKAVAEGRFVPAGGMWVESDTNMPGSEAMARQFVHGKRFFLEEFGIENEEAWLPDTFGFAAGLPQIIKAAGSKWLLTQKISWSTINKFPHHTFTWEGIDGTRIFTHFPPVDTYNCSMKGSEIAHAARNFKEKGRARHSLAPTGWGDGGGGTTREMIAKAARMRDLDGSATVHWETPREFFTKAEAEYPDPPVWVGELYLELHRATLTSQAQTKQGNRRSEHLLREAELWAATATVRTGFSYPYEQLDRLWKTVLLHQFHDILPGSSIAWVHREARATYAAVAEELLGIIDAAQRALAGPATGGELVFNAAPHTRAGVSAGGAAPVAAAVATAPLPRDGGGFVLDNGLLRVEIDGRGLVVSAFDLSARREAVAPGTAANLLQLHPDFPNQWDAWDVDEFYRNTVTDLTDLDELAPAGDGTASVRVVRRFGSSSVTQLLSLAPGAKRLDIDTEVDWHETEKFLKAAFPLDVHAERYASETQFGHVFRSTHTNTSWDAAKFEACNHRFVHVEEPGWGVALVNDSTYGHDVTRTVRNEDGGTTTTVRVSLLRAPRFPDPETDQGVHRFRHALAPGASIGDAVAEGYGINLPERRVPGTAAVEPLVVVDNDAVVVSAVKLADDESGDVIVRVYESRGGRATARLRPDFTVVDVTATDLLERPVAGAVGPELVDGAVELLLRPFQLVTLRLARSNS